From Ancylobacter pratisalsi, one genomic window encodes:
- a CDS encoding efflux RND transporter periplasmic adaptor subunit, which yields MLALARVATFLSCSLPLIMVWSPTAFPADGGVGHRLLFTVTVDTVRETRIASTVVGMGTVAAWREMPISSEANGLAIVEIRADEGDRVRKGQILARLNQSLLAAQLDQNRAAVTEAEAQLANALSDQQRAHAVTSGVISQQTIELRDTLVKTSTAKLASARAILEETKARLAQTEIVAPENAIVASRSAVLGQVVQMGTELFRLIQDERIEVNALVAEADVFKVLPQQSARIIDPTGHVTHAAVRLVAPVVDEQTRLGTVRVALPAKTQLKPGMFVRVEIDAGSAPALTIPLRALVWREGRAAVFTVSDEGTAVLKAVTAGRQTGSSVEVVQGLETGERIVVEGAGLLNDGERVRAEVASVRPLVRMP from the coding sequence ATGCTGGCACTTGCACGCGTCGCGACATTTCTGTCGTGCTCCCTCCCGCTGATCATGGTCTGGTCCCCCACCGCCTTCCCGGCGGATGGCGGCGTTGGGCACCGGCTTCTATTCACCGTTACCGTCGACACCGTGCGAGAGACTCGGATCGCCAGCACGGTTGTCGGCATGGGCACGGTCGCCGCATGGCGCGAAATGCCGATCAGCTCCGAAGCCAACGGTCTCGCGATCGTCGAGATCCGCGCCGACGAGGGAGACAGGGTCAGGAAGGGCCAGATCCTTGCGCGCCTCAATCAGAGTCTGCTCGCCGCGCAGCTCGACCAGAACAGGGCGGCCGTCACCGAGGCCGAGGCGCAGCTTGCCAATGCGCTGTCCGACCAGCAGCGCGCTCACGCCGTTACCAGCGGCGTCATAAGCCAGCAAACGATCGAGCTTCGTGACACGCTGGTCAAGACGAGCACGGCGAAGCTTGCCTCCGCGCGGGCGATACTGGAGGAGACGAAGGCCAGATTGGCCCAGACGGAAATCGTGGCACCCGAAAACGCCATCGTGGCGAGCCGCAGTGCCGTCCTTGGGCAGGTGGTGCAGATGGGAACCGAGCTGTTCCGCCTGATCCAGGACGAGCGCATCGAGGTGAATGCGCTGGTAGCCGAAGCAGACGTGTTCAAAGTTCTCCCGCAGCAGTCCGCCCGCATCATCGATCCGACGGGCCACGTCACGCACGCCGCCGTGCGGCTCGTGGCGCCCGTGGTCGATGAGCAGACCCGCCTCGGCACGGTGCGCGTGGCGCTGCCGGCGAAGACGCAATTGAAGCCCGGCATGTTCGTCCGCGTCGAGATCGACGCCGGCAGCGCGCCGGCGCTGACGATCCCGCTAAGGGCCCTCGTCTGGCGCGAGGGACGAGCCGCAGTGTTCACGGTGAGCGACGAGGGAACCGCGGTCCTCAAGGCTGTCACGGCCGGTCGCCAGACCGGTTCCTCCGTCGAGGTCGTGCAAGGCCTGGAGACGGGCGAGCGCATCGTGGTGGAGGGCGCGGGGCTCCTGAACGATGGCGAGAGGGTCCGCGCCGAGGTCGCGTCCGTCCGGCCGCTCGTGAGGATGCCGTGA